The proteins below come from a single Phycisphaerales bacterium genomic window:
- a CDS encoding PAS domain S-box protein, whose protein sequence is MPTPERTAASTFNRVAIDLAHDPFPELAGAIRGRIDPILKHWREVSLTAMPHLDALTLKEFENSIGAILSAAADAFASAEPRKLLGVMQVSPWHGVARFVQEYGLLDLFEEVRILRGVVILELAQEMKRPLNVDESATFHAIFDIIIQQGVMALVQRHDEQMLLASARQNELAAIVECSDDAIISEDLNGNITTWNKGAERLFGFTVEEAVGKPITMLIPEDRLCEEPNILGRIRRGESIDHYETVRRRKDGTQVNISLTVSPLRDAKGRVTGASKIARNITDRVSMEKQIKEQAEALRSLRAIARAASP, encoded by the coding sequence ATGCCTACCCCAGAACGCACCGCCGCCTCGACCTTCAACCGCGTGGCGATCGATCTTGCCCATGACCCGTTCCCCGAGCTGGCGGGCGCGATCCGCGGGCGGATTGACCCGATCCTTAAGCACTGGCGCGAGGTCAGTCTTACGGCGATGCCTCACCTTGATGCACTGACGCTCAAGGAGTTCGAGAACAGTATCGGCGCCATTCTCTCCGCCGCCGCCGATGCGTTCGCGTCCGCGGAGCCGCGGAAACTGCTCGGCGTCATGCAGGTGTCGCCCTGGCACGGAGTCGCCCGGTTCGTGCAGGAGTACGGCCTGCTGGACCTCTTTGAGGAAGTGCGCATTCTCAGAGGCGTCGTCATCCTCGAACTCGCTCAGGAGATGAAGCGGCCGCTCAATGTCGACGAGTCCGCCACCTTCCACGCCATCTTCGACATCATCATCCAGCAGGGCGTCATGGCGCTCGTGCAGCGGCACGATGAGCAGATGCTCCTGGCATCAGCGCGCCAGAATGAACTGGCCGCGATCGTTGAATGCTCCGACGACGCCATCATCAGCGAGGATCTGAACGGCAACATCACGACGTGGAACAAGGGCGCCGAGCGCCTGTTCGGGTTCACCGTGGAAGAGGCGGTCGGGAAACCGATCACGATGCTGATTCCCGAAGATCGCCTCTGCGAGGAGCCCAACATTCTCGGCCGCATCCGTCGCGGAGAGTCGATCGATCACTATGAAACGGTCCGCCGGCGCAAGGATGGCACGCAAGTGAACATCTCGCTCACGGTGTCGCCCCTCCGCGACGCGAAGGGCCGCGTCACTGGAGCGTCCAAGATCGCCCGCAACATCACTGACCGCGTGAGCATGGAGAAGCAGATCAAGGAACAGGCCGAAGCGCTGCGCTCCCTTCGAGCGATCGCGCGGGCCGCAAGCCCCTGA